One Alnus glutinosa chromosome 3, dhAlnGlut1.1, whole genome shotgun sequence genomic region harbors:
- the LOC133863206 gene encoding uncharacterized mitochondrial protein AtMg00810-like, with amino-acid sequence MVESKPYRAPCTAGSKMSKYDGDLLSDPAKYRHIVGVLQYATLTRPDIAYSVNQLCQHMHAPTSTYLIVAKRVLRYLKGTLNLGLYYCKGPITLTAFCDVDWAGNPDDRNSTIGYGVFLGSNLISWSAKKQHIVSRSSTEVEYKSLSLTITKLFWLRMLLKELHISLPSPPIIWCDNSSALVLA; translated from the coding sequence ATGGTAGAATCCAAACCTTATAGAGCACCTTGTACTGCTGGGTCCAAGATGTCCAAGTATGATGGAGACCTCCTCTCTGATCCAGCTAAATATCGACATATTGTGGGTGTACTTCAATATGCTACTCTCACAAGACCAGATATAGCCTACTCTGTTAACCAACTATGCCAACATATGCATGCTCCTACATCCACTTATCTCATAGTTGCCAAAAGGGTGTTAAGATATCTCAAAGGCACCCTCAACTTAGGTCTATATTACTGCAAGGGTCCGATTACTCTCACTGCATTTTGTGATGTAGATTGGGCAGGAAATCCAGATGATCGAAATTCAACTATTGGCTATGGAGTTTTTCTAGGCTCTAATCTAATCTCCTGGTCTGCCAAGAAGCAACACATTGTGTCCAGGTCAAGTACAGAAGTAGAGTACAAGTCACTCTCTCTTACAATTACAAAACTTTTTTGGCTGCGCATGCTTCTCAAGGAATTGCATATTTCTCTACCTTCACCTCCAATCATCTGGTGTGATAATTCAAGTGCTCTTGTTCTAGCTTAA